In the genome of Candidatus Nitrosotenuis sp. DW1, one region contains:
- a CDS encoding TPR end-of-group domain-containing protein — protein sequence MAWYNKACYLSLLNEVPHALESLKRSIEIDVKNAKRAVRDKDFTNVRIEDGFKRIVEVVVLESIRQGYHTVGAIVWTTFISKIETEEALKKLLEKGMIIRSEKRQGLNKIDTYDLVPELANKVGTEKKSLLGSTRRLPSTIKNLKEVSQAIQTTKMVIEEEDAEKLTKTFDSFIDPAKLGGLMIDQFLEEHREIRLLKVRIDEKGKEYLKENKEKILKLFDNLEITVTQKLRG from the coding sequence ATGGCATGGTACAACAAGGCATGTTATCTTTCATTGTTAAACGAGGTACCACATGCATTGGAATCATTAAAACGCTCAATTGAAATCGACGTAAAGAATGCAAAGCGGGCAGTAAGAGACAAGGACTTTACAAACGTAAGAATCGAGGACGGATTCAAAAGAATTGTAGAAGTTGTCGTTTTAGAATCAATCAGGCAGGGCTATCACACAGTCGGAGCAATAGTATGGACCACATTTATCAGTAAAATCGAAACGGAGGAAGCATTAAAAAAATTATTAGAAAAGGGAATGATCATCAGAAGTGAGAAAAGGCAAGGATTGAACAAAATCGACACCTATGACTTGGTGCCGGAACTAGCAAACAAAGTTGGAACCGAAAAGAAAAGCCTCCTCGGATCAACAAGAAGGCTGCCAAGCACCATCAAAAATCTAAAAGAAGTAAGCCAGGCAATCCAGACAACGAAGATGGTAATTGAAGAAGAAGATGCTGAAAAGCTAACCAAGACTTTTGACTCGTTTATTGATCCTGCCAAACTTGGAGGTCTGATGATTGATCAATTTCTAGAAGAACACAGGGAAATTAGATTGCTCAAAGTCAGAATTGATGAAAAAGGAAAAGAATACTTGAAAGAAAACAAAGAAAAAATCCTCAAACTTTTCGACAATCTTGAAATCACAGTGACACAAAAGCTGCGTGGATAA